CTGAAACGGGAAGGCGAAGCCGCGTCTCGACAAGGTATCTTAAGAAAACCCCGGCATGCCCAGAGCTTCCCCGGCCGCACACGACGCACAGCGGGGCGGAGCCAATCCCAATTCGCTGTGCAATGTCGCGCGTGGCGTGGCGGTTACGAACAATGTTGGCGACAACATCCGCGCTTTCGCCGATTTCGCTCGCCATCGCGGATGTTGTCACGGCTCAACGGCTCCGCCGTGCTTGCGCGCCGCCATTGCCTTGGGATGCCGGTCACGATGCGGGTCAGGATTCTTGGCGAGCGTGGCAAACACGCGCCGAAGGTTGCCGTCACAGTTTTTCAGAATGGTCTCGGCATCAACCTTGTCGATTCCCGACGCCAGAAGGACTGCCGTCTTGATGTCTCCCTCGGCCAGCTCGAGCGAGCGTGCCGCGTGCGACGGATCACAGTGCGCGATTTGCGCCACCATGGCCTCGGCGCGTCGCTTCAGCTTGGCATTGGTCGGCGGCATGTTTACCATCATGCCGCGGTACACCCGGCCAAGCCGCAGCATGATCCCCGAGGAGATCAGATTTAGCACAACCTTCTGCGCGGTGCCCGCCTTCATCCGCGTTGAGCCGGCGATCAGCTCCGGGCCGGTCTCGATCAAGATCGGAAACCTTGCCGATGCCAGCAGTGCGGTGCCGGGGTTGTTGGCGACACCGATCGTCACAGCGCCGAAAGAACCCGCCCGCTGCAGCGCCGCAATCGTGAATGGCGTTGTGCCGCTGGCGGCAACCGCGATCACCACGTCGTGCGACGTGAGCCGCGCTGCGTCGATCTGTATCACCGCATCGTCGACATCGTCCTCCGCGCCCTCGATGCTGGTGACGAACGCGCTATCTCCGCCGGCAACGATGAAGCGGACGCGCTCGCTGGGCCAGGCGAAGGTCGGCGTCAGCTCGGCGCCGTCCTGGACCGCCACGCGGGCCGAGGTGCCGGCGCCGACATACACGATGCGTCCGTGATCGCCCAGCGCCGCTTTGGCCGCTTCGGTCGCCGCAGTGATCGCGGGAAGGGCATGGCCGATCGCCGCGACTGCCGCAAGCTGGCCCTCCCACATCGCTTCCATCGCTGACGTCAGCGACCATGCGTCAAGATCGGCAAAGCGGGGATCGACTTCTTCGGTAGCCATATGATTGATCCATGCTCCATCAAACGCGGAACTTTGAAGCCAGTTCATGGTCAGTTTCTCTCTTGGGCAGATCAAG
This portion of the Bradyrhizobium sp. AZCC 2262 genome encodes:
- a CDS encoding N-acetylmuramic acid 6-phosphate etherase; translation: MATEEVDPRFADLDAWSLTSAMEAMWEGQLAAVAAIGHALPAITAATEAAKAALGDHGRIVYVGAGTSARVAVQDGAELTPTFAWPSERVRFIVAGGDSAFVTSIEGAEDDVDDAVIQIDAARLTSHDVVIAVAASGTTPFTIAALQRAGSFGAVTIGVANNPGTALLASARFPILIETGPELIAGSTRMKAGTAQKVVLNLISSGIMLRLGRVYRGMMVNMPPTNAKLKRRAEAMVAQIAHCDPSHAARSLELAEGDIKTAVLLASGIDKVDAETILKNCDGNLRRVFATLAKNPDPHRDRHPKAMAARKHGGAVEP